A single region of the Camelina sativa cultivar DH55 unplaced genomic scaffold, Cs unpScaffold00579, whole genome shotgun sequence genome encodes:
- the LOC104773578 gene encoding protein PHYTOCHROME KINASE SUBSTRATE 1-like translates to MVTFTSSSSTPKTSFDFMKNNNSTHSLYVPFSSPPPPSSSSSSYLSIKEDAVVTTKKLMEPSKTLSVSMKPKEEELGDEKNISKKASEEPEIGVFGAEKYFNGDMDSDQGSSVLSLSLTNPEVERSIVVDSKQSAKKSTGTPSVRSESSWNSQSVLLQNKLVNSCNSSLQEKKKNNSSGQIQKVSNNKKSFLANLGCKCACSDGDSKISPFFLNTLPFFKNTPFIYPF, encoded by the coding sequence atggtgacatttacatcatcttcttcaactccaAAGACATCTTTTGATTTCATGAAGAATAACAACAGTACTCACAGTCTCTATGttcctttctcttctcctcctcctccttcttcttcttcttcctcttactTGAGCATCAAGGAAGATGCTGTTGTCACAACCAAGAAGCTCATGGAACCCAGCAAAACCCTAAGCGTGAGCATGAAACCAAAAGAAGAGGAGCTTGGTGATGAGAAGAATATTTCGAAGAAAGCTTCTGAAGAACCAGAGATTGGTGTATTTGGAGCTGAGAAGTACTTCAATGGAGACATGGATTCAGACCAAGGCTCTAGTGTTCTATCTCTGTCTCTGACAAATCCTGAAGTTGAGAGAAGCATCGTCGTCGATTCAAAGCAGAGCGCGAAGAAATCTACAGGAACTCCGAGTGTCCGGTCTGAATCAAGCTGGAATAGTCAGAGCGTGTTGCTTCAGAACAAATTGGTGAATAGCTGCAACAGTTCCttgcaggagaagaagaagaacaacagtAGTGGTCAGATTCAAAAGGTGAGTAATAATAAGAAGAGTTTCCTCGCAAATCTGGGGTGTAAATGCGCATGTTCTGATGGTGACTCAAAAatctctccattttttttaaataccctaccatttttcaaaaatactcctttCATCtatccattttaa
- the LOC104773579 gene encoding E3 ubiquitin-protein ligase RING1-like encodes MICNECENDAFDEGDDGFIYCRRCGLMADDLIQIGSDQEDFFDEVAAFTVITGGYGSRRFRDTENGRPPASRWTIEMLPSVAVVEKGECVICLEEWGKGEVAAELPCKHKYHLECVKKWLKIHASCPQCRYKMPLEGEEEVVKNAGTSVDVGVDEDFIDYYDSD; translated from the coding sequence ATGATCTGCAACGAGTGCGAAAACGACGCCTTTGACGAAGGAGACGACGGGTTTATCTACTGCCGACGATGCGGTCTTATGGCTGATGATTTAATCCAAATCGGCAGCGACCAAGAGGATTTCTTCGATGAAGTTGCAGCATTTACAGTTATAACGGGAGGATATGGATCTCGTCGCTTCCGTGACACTGAAAACGGGAGACCGCCGGCTTCGAGATGGACGATAGAGATGTTGCCAAGTGTAGCGGTCGTGGAGAAAGGAGAGTGTGTGATATGTTTGGAGGAATGGGGTAAAGGTGAAGTGGCTGCTGAGTTGCCATGTAAACACAAGTATCACTTGGAGTGTGTGAAGAAGTGGTTGAAGATTCACGCCTCGTGTCCTCAGTGTAGATACAAGATGCCTcttgaaggtgaagaagaagtggtGAAGAACGCTGGTACTAGCGTTGATGTTGGTGTTGATGAAGATTTTATTGACTATTATGATTCTGATTGA